In the genome of Xanthomonas translucens pv. cerealis, one region contains:
- a CDS encoding TonB-dependent receptor, with protein MLLHPPVSAPRPAARSSCLAGAPVRNRLAQACAGLLLASVATAAVAQDASPSLAGTAPQATRNAASGDAATSLDTVTVTAEHREQNLQEVPVSVAVVQGDAMRNYTTGGDDTLLALSGRVPSFYAETTTGRIFPRFYIRGLGNIDFYLGASQPVSIIQDDVVLEHVVLKSNPVYDLDQVEVLRGPQGSLFGRNTTAGIVKFDSIKPSDDYSGRLSASYGSYGTTSFDGGFGGPINDVLSFRVSALYQHRDDWVDNTYSGPSADGTVTPKKDAMGGYDDRNARLQLLLKPSENFSLLASAHTRDYDGTSTLFLRNAVTKGSNKVDVPRDQVAYDEAHDNPQAYTTHGGSLKAVYDFGGVSLTSISAYETTSGNSRGDTDGGAAANYPVNGVANGYGQSMGQVRDLDQYTQELRLASEGDAALQWQAGAFYFDGKDTTDFYQRAYFLQTAARNPNNWVRLRNSNTSWAGFGQLTYKATDALTLTAGVRQTRDSKETRLLKTADTAAGVVTYRGRRDVRMADTQPSWDVSAMYALEDNVSVYAKVARGFRGPTIQGRSAVFNSDFTTADSETILSWEAGIKSSLFDNRLRLNLTGFTYTVEDIQLNGNDSNGNGVLFNADKAKAYGMEADLDWRPIPNLSLSAGLSLLHSEIQDARVYAQVCALNGVVVCTVNDPTLKLGANTFAQINGNPLPNAPTYNVNLAARYDIPVADGGAFFVATDWNKQGRTSFVLYDSTEFNSKGSFEGGLKLGYSGDYGAWEVAAFARNITNERNLKGVIENYMAAVYNEPRIVGLSVDVHWH; from the coding sequence ATGTTGCTGCATCCCCCTGTTTCCGCGCCCCGCCCGGCCGCGCGTTCGTCGTGCCTGGCTGGCGCTCCGGTCCGCAACCGCCTGGCTCAGGCCTGTGCCGGCCTGTTGTTGGCCTCGGTCGCCACCGCGGCCGTCGCGCAGGACGCGTCGCCATCGCTGGCCGGCACCGCGCCGCAGGCCACGCGCAACGCGGCGTCGGGCGATGCGGCGACTTCGCTGGACACCGTCACCGTCACCGCCGAGCACCGCGAGCAGAATCTGCAGGAAGTACCCGTGTCCGTGGCCGTGGTGCAGGGCGATGCGATGCGCAACTACACCACCGGCGGCGACGATACGTTGCTGGCGCTATCCGGGCGGGTGCCCAGTTTCTACGCCGAGACCACCACCGGGCGCATCTTTCCGCGCTTCTACATCCGCGGCCTGGGCAATATCGATTTCTACCTCGGCGCCTCGCAGCCGGTATCGATCATCCAGGACGACGTGGTGCTGGAACACGTGGTGCTGAAGTCCAACCCGGTCTACGACCTGGACCAGGTGGAAGTGCTGCGCGGCCCGCAGGGGTCGCTGTTCGGCCGCAACACCACCGCCGGCATCGTCAAGTTCGACAGCATCAAGCCCAGCGACGACTACAGCGGCCGGCTCAGCGCCAGCTACGGCAGCTACGGCACCACCTCGTTCGACGGCGGCTTCGGTGGGCCGATCAACGACGTGCTGTCGTTCCGCGTGTCGGCGTTGTACCAGCACCGCGACGACTGGGTGGACAACACCTATAGCGGCCCCAGCGCCGACGGTACGGTCACCCCGAAGAAGGATGCGATGGGCGGCTACGACGACCGCAACGCGCGCCTGCAGTTGCTGCTCAAGCCGAGCGAGAACTTCTCGCTGCTGGCCTCTGCGCATACTCGCGACTACGACGGCACCTCCACGCTGTTCCTGCGCAATGCGGTCACCAAGGGTTCCAACAAGGTCGATGTGCCGCGCGACCAGGTCGCCTACGACGAGGCGCACGACAATCCGCAGGCGTACACGACCCATGGCGGTTCGCTCAAGGCGGTGTACGACTTCGGCGGCGTGTCGCTGACCTCGATCAGCGCCTACGAGACCACCTCCGGCAACAGCCGCGGCGATACCGACGGCGGCGCGGCGGCGAATTATCCGGTCAACGGCGTGGCCAACGGCTACGGCCAATCGATGGGCCAGGTGCGCGACCTGGACCAGTACACGCAGGAACTGCGCCTGGCCAGCGAAGGTGACGCGGCACTGCAGTGGCAGGCCGGCGCGTTCTACTTCGACGGCAAGGACACCACCGATTTCTACCAGCGTGCGTATTTCCTGCAGACCGCGGCGCGCAACCCGAACAACTGGGTGCGCCTGCGTAACAGCAACACCTCGTGGGCCGGGTTCGGCCAGCTGACCTACAAGGCCACCGACGCGCTGACCCTGACCGCGGGCGTGCGTCAGACCCGCGACAGCAAGGAAACCAGGCTGCTCAAGACCGCCGACACTGCCGCCGGCGTGGTCACCTACCGCGGCCGCCGCGACGTGCGCATGGCCGACACCCAACCGAGCTGGGACGTCAGCGCGATGTACGCGCTCGAGGACAACGTCAGCGTGTATGCGAAGGTCGCCCGCGGCTTCCGCGGCCCGACCATCCAGGGCCGTTCGGCGGTGTTCAATTCCGACTTCACCACCGCCGATTCGGAAACCATCCTGTCGTGGGAAGCGGGCATCAAGAGCAGCCTGTTCGACAACCGCTTGCGCCTGAACCTCACCGGCTTCACCTATACGGTCGAGGACATCCAGCTCAACGGCAACGACTCCAACGGCAACGGCGTGCTGTTCAATGCCGACAAGGCCAAGGCCTACGGCATGGAAGCCGATCTGGACTGGCGTCCGATCCCGAACCTGTCGCTGAGCGCCGGCCTGAGCCTGCTGCATAGCGAGATCCAGGACGCGCGCGTGTACGCGCAGGTGTGCGCGCTGAACGGCGTGGTGGTGTGCACGGTCAACGATCCGACGCTCAAGCTTGGCGCCAACACCTTCGCCCAGATCAATGGCAATCCGCTGCCGAACGCGCCCACCTACAACGTCAACCTGGCCGCGCGCTACGACATCCCGGTCGCCGACGGCGGCGCGTTCTTCGTCGCCACCGACTGGAACAAGCAGGGCAGGACCAGCTTCGTGCTGTACGACTCGACCGAGTTCAATTCCAAGGGCAGCTTCGAAGGCGGCCTGAAGCTGGGCTACAGCGGCGACTACGGCGCGTGGGAAGTGGCGGCGTTCGCGCGCAACATCACCAACGAGAGGAACCTCAAGGGCGTGATCGAGAACTACATGGCGGCGGTGTACAACGAACCGCGCATCGTCGGTCTGTCGGTCGACGTGCATTGGCATTGA
- a CDS encoding type III secretion system effector protein, which translates to MFSIVRQLSFLSTDRDAGNVPAASAVSGNGVVFSRSKQTLGGSDVGMVATIDGQEHLVKTGISRSQLGQAVTCCLNGQVDQANKRFGYIADGAARLLNTGPRQGNQKQVLTQAFHTFLRTEKGKELAEKAKTHALDIADVGDIHSALIEAEPQLRNTLGVPVLFDVINVAAGQQLVNALQGTYLPKQHIPDSSLLAVQNNALIASRLIADARPLDTFLTEPFLPPGVSLKDAKRAAALLKGTAAAGSAQSDDHARAQALIAKINDPTNLDAGKQALRKTLEQKGLDGLFVSLLARFTLGESSDLGPDNMLVVPGEDGRNKAVSIDVTGFRYTRQNDVPAGPRDPPRHGWGKVIDTPALALDVLLDGSVMSSRYAKGLDAVHAAVVDCLRDALRLKATPEAEAVKRWYAALDVDASTASLLALHQGLGDIATAPWMPDAGLVSQVLERNAGFINDIVQRART; encoded by the coding sequence ATGTTCTCGATCGTCAGACAGCTGTCGTTCCTGTCGACCGACCGCGATGCGGGCAACGTTCCTGCAGCATCGGCTGTGTCGGGAAATGGCGTGGTTTTCTCTCGCTCGAAGCAAACGCTGGGCGGCAGCGACGTCGGCATGGTCGCGACCATCGACGGCCAGGAACATCTCGTCAAAACCGGAATCTCGCGCAGCCAGCTCGGTCAAGCGGTGACGTGTTGCCTGAACGGGCAGGTCGATCAGGCGAACAAACGCTTTGGCTATATCGCCGATGGCGCGGCCAGGCTCTTGAACACCGGCCCCAGGCAGGGGAACCAGAAGCAAGTACTGACGCAGGCGTTCCACACCTTTCTGCGCACGGAGAAGGGCAAGGAACTCGCGGAAAAAGCGAAGACGCATGCGTTGGACATCGCCGATGTCGGCGATATTCATTCAGCCCTTATTGAAGCAGAGCCTCAATTGAGGAATACGCTCGGTGTACCGGTGTTGTTCGACGTCATCAACGTGGCAGCAGGGCAGCAATTGGTCAACGCATTGCAAGGCACTTACCTGCCGAAGCAGCACATACCCGACTCGTCGCTGCTGGCCGTGCAGAACAATGCATTGATCGCGTCCCGGCTCATCGCCGATGCCAGGCCGCTGGATACGTTCCTGACCGAACCCTTTCTTCCTCCTGGCGTTTCGCTCAAGGACGCCAAGCGCGCCGCCGCGCTCCTCAAGGGCACGGCCGCCGCGGGCAGCGCGCAATCGGATGACCACGCGCGCGCGCAAGCGCTGATCGCGAAGATCAACGACCCCACCAATCTTGACGCGGGCAAGCAAGCGTTGAGGAAAACACTGGAGCAGAAGGGACTGGATGGTCTGTTCGTTTCGCTGCTGGCCAGATTCACCCTGGGCGAATCCTCCGATCTTGGCCCGGACAACATGCTGGTCGTGCCTGGCGAAGACGGCCGCAACAAGGCCGTGAGCATTGACGTCACCGGATTCCGCTATACCCGGCAGAACGACGTGCCGGCAGGGCCACGGGATCCGCCGCGGCATGGCTGGGGAAAGGTCATCGACACTCCCGCGCTCGCGCTGGATGTGCTGCTCGACGGTAGTGTGATGAGCAGCCGTTATGCGAAAGGTCTCGATGCAGTCCATGCGGCCGTCGTCGACTGCCTGCGCGACGCGCTGCGCCTGAAGGCCACGCCTGAAGCCGAAGCGGTAAAGCGCTGGTATGCCGCGCTCGATGTCGACGCTTCGACCGCGTCGCTGCTTGCGTTGCATCAAGGCTTGGGCGATATCGCCACAGCCCCATGGATGCCGGATGCCGGCTTGGTGAGCCAGGTATTGGAGCGCAATGCCGGCTTTATCAACGACATCGTGCAAAGAGCCCGGACATGA
- a CDS encoding epoxyqueuosine reductase QueH, with protein MNRSPETLTLPNGGERLLLHSCCAPCSGELMEAFVASGIAYTVFFYNPNIHPLKEYELRKQENIRFAEKHGVPFIDADYDTDNWFARAKGMENEPERGIRCTMCFDMRFERTALYAHEHGFAVMTSSLGISRWKNMQQINDCGHRAAAPYQGLVYWDYNWRKGGGSARMIEISKRENFYQQEYCGCVYSLRDSNRHRRAQGRERIRLGLKFYGEQEPET; from the coding sequence ATGAACCGATCGCCAGAGACGCTGACCTTGCCCAACGGGGGCGAACGCCTGCTGCTGCACTCGTGCTGCGCGCCATGTTCCGGGGAGCTGATGGAGGCGTTCGTGGCCTCGGGGATCGCCTATACGGTCTTCTTCTACAATCCCAACATCCACCCGCTGAAGGAATACGAACTGCGCAAGCAGGAGAACATCCGCTTCGCCGAGAAGCACGGCGTGCCCTTCATCGATGCCGACTACGACACCGACAACTGGTTCGCCCGCGCCAAGGGCATGGAGAACGAGCCGGAGCGCGGCATCCGTTGCACGATGTGCTTCGACATGCGCTTCGAGCGCACCGCCTTGTACGCGCACGAGCACGGCTTTGCGGTGATGACCAGTTCGCTGGGCATCTCGCGCTGGAAGAACATGCAGCAGATCAACGACTGCGGCCATCGCGCCGCAGCGCCCTACCAGGGCCTGGTGTACTGGGACTACAACTGGCGCAAGGGCGGCGGAAGCGCGCGCATGATCGAGATCAGCAAGCGCGAGAACTTCTATCAGCAGGAATACTGCGGGTGCGTGTATTCGCTGCGCGACAGCAACCGGCACCGCCGCGCGCAGGGCCGCGAGCGCATCCGCCTGGGCTTGAAGTTCTACGGCGAGCAAGAGCCGGAGACGTGA
- the xopX gene encoding XopX family type III secretion system effector, whose amino-acid sequence MKPQAPGPSSSSPTHAVLSENEAVVTMESPSSSAASPAATPVDPALLALPPRSRSSASTVASGRSSAAHTPSLESHPPSPEGTADASAKATLVTRASAALASGVQRASSAVSTAASNLWSLSDLRTMLQMHADDPAFLAVMKGEDPEQMAPHTLSSCRQQMRELAKLIEGPEVLGTHQGKQLMGDINAVLQALEPLDHATPVTSRVWKSIANLINFWPIVVPSPLMGKQAKTFAFTMSTATKGVLAMSASALRPSADGYPFPLIGGGQLGREANEMHLYNALINTLFLSTEVPKKIHATREQAEAVSKDMAYGAGLAVTFTAIMLTPFLWSSLSKLGNSMLDKGARVGAATTEALGLPGKAQQLRARLTPAQINEALRGQLLQVRAQIDASCDAFQQARQNFVGQDGGKELTRTMNMQCTHLLETLDACSKRLASVLQLDGSHTPSLPREIRNQDFSTKLALTLLATAVTGSTIYLVQPDRLGTINLLSDTCIVTAVMAQSAWNKQATRQDAMERFKGMCGGSMVIALALGAEKLSKTFADKSLIESSPNAQFYAGAIMSLMAVTMPGPIARGAEIAMNMAGSGLMRLFKGPDGTELATCVPASPEEMQEHIEGTARYVEGLSTEQQDAYAAMVGEIVERSLQEASSQAPRSSVTITEIEDHDQSAAPAQVPVSGTERPRAD is encoded by the coding sequence ATGAAACCACAGGCCCCAGGCCCCTCTTCTTCAAGCCCTACGCACGCCGTGCTTTCGGAAAACGAAGCTGTCGTGACAATGGAATCCCCCTCATCGTCGGCAGCTTCGCCAGCAGCAACGCCGGTCGACCCGGCCTTGCTGGCGCTCCCCCCGCGCAGCCGCTCCAGCGCATCGACCGTCGCCTCCGGGCGTTCCTCTGCGGCCCATACCCCCTCGCTTGAGTCGCACCCGCCCTCGCCAGAAGGCACCGCCGACGCCTCCGCGAAGGCCACGCTCGTCACGCGCGCGAGCGCTGCGCTGGCAAGCGGTGTTCAGCGAGCGTCCTCTGCGGTATCGACAGCCGCATCCAATCTCTGGTCGCTCTCCGACCTGCGCACGATGCTGCAGATGCATGCGGACGATCCGGCGTTCCTGGCGGTCATGAAAGGCGAAGATCCGGAACAAATGGCGCCGCATACCTTGTCGTCCTGTCGACAGCAAATGCGCGAGCTCGCCAAGCTCATCGAAGGTCCAGAAGTGCTGGGAACACATCAGGGCAAGCAGTTGATGGGCGACATCAATGCGGTACTGCAAGCCCTGGAGCCGCTCGATCACGCCACACCGGTCACCTCACGCGTATGGAAGTCGATCGCCAATCTCATCAATTTCTGGCCGATCGTGGTTCCCAGCCCGCTGATGGGCAAGCAGGCAAAAACCTTCGCCTTCACGATGTCCACTGCCACCAAGGGCGTTCTCGCGATGTCCGCCTCGGCGTTGCGCCCCAGCGCCGACGGCTATCCCTTTCCGCTCATCGGAGGAGGTCAGCTGGGTCGCGAGGCCAACGAAATGCATCTCTACAACGCGCTGATCAACACGCTGTTCCTCTCCACCGAAGTTCCGAAGAAAATCCATGCGACGCGCGAGCAAGCCGAGGCGGTCAGCAAAGATATGGCGTATGGAGCGGGCCTTGCGGTGACCTTCACGGCCATCATGCTGACCCCCTTCCTGTGGAGCAGCCTCAGCAAACTCGGCAACAGCATGCTGGACAAAGGCGCACGCGTGGGTGCAGCCACCACGGAGGCGCTGGGTCTGCCCGGAAAGGCGCAGCAACTGCGCGCCCGCCTGACGCCTGCCCAGATCAATGAAGCGCTGCGCGGCCAGCTGCTGCAAGTCCGCGCACAAATCGACGCCTCCTGCGACGCCTTTCAGCAGGCGCGGCAAAACTTCGTCGGTCAGGACGGAGGCAAGGAACTCACCAGAACGATGAATATGCAATGCACGCATCTGCTGGAAACGTTGGACGCGTGCAGCAAACGGCTCGCCAGCGTACTGCAGCTCGATGGCAGCCACACACCGAGTCTGCCGCGCGAAATTCGCAACCAGGATTTCTCCACCAAGTTGGCATTGACGCTACTGGCCACCGCGGTGACCGGCTCGACCATCTACCTCGTCCAGCCGGATCGGTTGGGTACGATCAATCTGCTCAGCGACACCTGCATCGTGACCGCGGTGATGGCGCAATCGGCATGGAACAAGCAGGCCACTCGGCAGGACGCAATGGAGCGTTTCAAGGGCATGTGCGGCGGCAGCATGGTCATCGCCCTTGCGCTGGGCGCAGAGAAATTGTCCAAGACGTTCGCCGACAAGAGCCTGATCGAGTCCTCGCCCAACGCGCAGTTCTATGCCGGCGCCATCATGTCGCTGATGGCGGTGACGATGCCGGGTCCGATCGCCCGCGGCGCAGAAATAGCGATGAACATGGCAGGAAGCGGCCTGATGCGTCTATTCAAGGGCCCCGACGGAACCGAACTGGCGACATGCGTACCTGCCTCTCCTGAGGAAATGCAGGAGCATATAGAGGGCACTGCACGATACGTGGAAGGACTGTCCACCGAGCAGCAGGACGCTTACGCAGCAATGGTCGGCGAGATCGTTGAGCGGAGCCTGCAAGAGGCCAGTTCGCAGGCGCCACGCAGCAGCGTCACCATCACCGAGATCGAAGACCACGACCAATCCGCTGCGCCGGCGCAGGTGCCGGTGAGCGGGACGGAACGGCCGCGAGCCGACTGA
- a CDS encoding SymE family type I addiction module toxin: protein MRQPSSRPAPARKHATRKATCCPNWTIVESELIPMLTPEQIAAADAAELARQQRPPRRTRPPQRCTVGRIHQAASGQTVPPLRLCGRWMEELGFAISQTLHVCERDGELVVSLVKAD from the coding sequence ATGCGTCAACCGTCATCCCGTCCCGCCCCTGCGCGCAAGCATGCCACGCGCAAGGCAACCTGCTGCCCGAACTGGACCATCGTCGAGTCCGAGCTGATCCCCATGCTGACGCCCGAGCAGATCGCCGCGGCCGACGCCGCCGAGCTGGCGCGCCAACAACGCCCACCACGCCGCACGCGTCCGCCGCAGCGCTGCACCGTCGGCCGCATCCACCAGGCCGCCAGCGGCCAGACCGTGCCGCCGCTGCGCCTGTGCGGCCGCTGGATGGAGGAACTGGGCTTCGCCATCTCCCAGACCTTGCACGTGTGCGAGCGCGACGGCGAACTGGTGGTGAGCCTGGTCAAAGCGGACTGA
- a CDS encoding VOC family protein translates to MSISHPVHALTVIYARNIERVAEFYRNTLSLALVEQDDAFVVVGNPHYEIAVVRMAGDRTQTPAPAPLHVRTETPIKCAFLVENLEQARSAAESCGGAFKPLASAWRWREQLHLDGHDPEGNVVQVRVIAT, encoded by the coding sequence ATGAGCATCTCCCATCCCGTCCATGCTCTCACCGTGATCTACGCCAGGAACATCGAGCGGGTTGCGGAGTTCTACAGGAACACGCTCTCGCTCGCGCTTGTGGAACAGGACGACGCTTTCGTGGTGGTGGGAAATCCCCACTACGAAATAGCGGTGGTCCGCATGGCGGGCGACAGGACACAAACTCCCGCACCTGCGCCGCTCCACGTCAGAACCGAGACGCCAATCAAATGCGCGTTCCTGGTGGAGAACCTGGAGCAGGCCCGGTCCGCCGCCGAGTCCTGTGGCGGCGCCTTCAAGCCGCTCGCGTCGGCGTGGCGCTGGCGCGAGCAACTGCACCTGGATGGCCATGATCCGGAAGGCAATGTCGTGCAGGTCCGCGTCATCGCGACCTGA